From a single Pararge aegeria chromosome 16, ilParAegt1.1, whole genome shotgun sequence genomic region:
- the LOC120630428 gene encoding mpv17-like protein 2 isoform X1 encodes MTWRRLIRIPIKLYKQVIYNKMQHIPVIWRGLASNVRTYSGFSRIRRVVKVAFSDKYLFYTNVTISLTLSSVGDGMEQMYELYTGEIEEYDPKRNMHMAFSGIGVGILCHHWYKILDRFIIGKSYDMVVKKLLLDQLIFSPIMIVTFFGSLAIFEKEPFSDFKKEVRDKFITLYRAEWMVWPPAQVINFYFLPTKYRVLYDSTISLGYDVYTSQVKHNKSLKTVTKDVVS; translated from the coding sequence atttataataaaatgcaaCACATACCAGTTATATGGCGAGGACTAGCCAGCAATGTACGAACATATAGCGGTTTTTCAAGAATACGACGAGTAGTTAAAGTGGCTTTTAGTGATAAATATTTGTTCTATACAAATGTCACTATTTCACTAACATTATCGTCGGTTGGCGATGGTATGGAACAAATGTATGAATTGTATACTGGCGAAATAGAGGAATATGACCCCAAACGAAATATGCATATGGCCTTTTCTGGAATAGGTGTTGGCATTTTATGTCATCACTGGTACAAAATACTAGATAGATTCATAATAGGGAAATCTTATGACATGGTGGTGAAAAAGCTTTTGCTTGATCAACTTATTTTTTCACCAATTATGATTGTTACATTCTTTGGTAGTTTAGCTATTTTTGAAAAGGAGCCCTTTTCAGATTTTAAAAAAGAAGTCAGAGACAAATTTATTACTTTGTATAGAGCTGAGTGGATGGTTTGGCCCCCTGCTCAGGTtatcaacttttattttttaccaactaAATACAGAGTTTTGTATGACAGCACAATTTCTTTAGGGTATGATGTTTACACATCGCAAGTTAAACATAATAAGTCATTAAAAACTGTTACCAAAGATGTAGTATCATAA
- the LOC120630428 gene encoding mpv17-like protein 2 isoform X2 — translation MSSMIYNKMQHIPVIWRGLASNVRTYSGFSRIRRVVKVAFSDKYLFYTNVTISLTLSSVGDGMEQMYELYTGEIEEYDPKRNMHMAFSGIGVGILCHHWYKILDRFIIGKSYDMVVKKLLLDQLIFSPIMIVTFFGSLAIFEKEPFSDFKKEVRDKFITLYRAEWMVWPPAQVINFYFLPTKYRVLYDSTISLGYDVYTSQVKHNKSLKTVTKDVVS, via the coding sequence atttataataaaatgcaaCACATACCAGTTATATGGCGAGGACTAGCCAGCAATGTACGAACATATAGCGGTTTTTCAAGAATACGACGAGTAGTTAAAGTGGCTTTTAGTGATAAATATTTGTTCTATACAAATGTCACTATTTCACTAACATTATCGTCGGTTGGCGATGGTATGGAACAAATGTATGAATTGTATACTGGCGAAATAGAGGAATATGACCCCAAACGAAATATGCATATGGCCTTTTCTGGAATAGGTGTTGGCATTTTATGTCATCACTGGTACAAAATACTAGATAGATTCATAATAGGGAAATCTTATGACATGGTGGTGAAAAAGCTTTTGCTTGATCAACTTATTTTTTCACCAATTATGATTGTTACATTCTTTGGTAGTTTAGCTATTTTTGAAAAGGAGCCCTTTTCAGATTTTAAAAAAGAAGTCAGAGACAAATTTATTACTTTGTATAGAGCTGAGTGGATGGTTTGGCCCCCTGCTCAGGTtatcaacttttattttttaccaactaAATACAGAGTTTTGTATGACAGCACAATTTCTTTAGGGTATGATGTTTACACATCGCAAGTTAAACATAATAAGTCATTAAAAACTGTTACCAAAGATGTAGTATCATAA
- the LOC120630428 gene encoding mpv17-like protein 2 isoform X3 encodes MQHIPVIWRGLASNVRTYSGFSRIRRVVKVAFSDKYLFYTNVTISLTLSSVGDGMEQMYELYTGEIEEYDPKRNMHMAFSGIGVGILCHHWYKILDRFIIGKSYDMVVKKLLLDQLIFSPIMIVTFFGSLAIFEKEPFSDFKKEVRDKFITLYRAEWMVWPPAQVINFYFLPTKYRVLYDSTISLGYDVYTSQVKHNKSLKTVTKDVVS; translated from the coding sequence atgcaaCACATACCAGTTATATGGCGAGGACTAGCCAGCAATGTACGAACATATAGCGGTTTTTCAAGAATACGACGAGTAGTTAAAGTGGCTTTTAGTGATAAATATTTGTTCTATACAAATGTCACTATTTCACTAACATTATCGTCGGTTGGCGATGGTATGGAACAAATGTATGAATTGTATACTGGCGAAATAGAGGAATATGACCCCAAACGAAATATGCATATGGCCTTTTCTGGAATAGGTGTTGGCATTTTATGTCATCACTGGTACAAAATACTAGATAGATTCATAATAGGGAAATCTTATGACATGGTGGTGAAAAAGCTTTTGCTTGATCAACTTATTTTTTCACCAATTATGATTGTTACATTCTTTGGTAGTTTAGCTATTTTTGAAAAGGAGCCCTTTTCAGATTTTAAAAAAGAAGTCAGAGACAAATTTATTACTTTGTATAGAGCTGAGTGGATGGTTTGGCCCCCTGCTCAGGTtatcaacttttattttttaccaactaAATACAGAGTTTTGTATGACAGCACAATTTCTTTAGGGTATGATGTTTACACATCGCAAGTTAAACATAATAAGTCATTAAAAACTGTTACCAAAGATGTAGTATCATAA